Proteins encoded together in one Impatiens glandulifera chromosome 1, dImpGla2.1, whole genome shotgun sequence window:
- the LOC124945740 gene encoding endo-1,4-beta-xylanase 5-like → MGNSVTLDIQDEGKELRKKIKVLRSDREGEYESPFAKLCAQRGIIHETTSTYSPKQMCLAKPLKPQYGGGIAVNTELDNGIEGWVAFEDSKIEYRVSSDDGNNKFIAAHQRTRAFHSPSQNFFLEKDKIYTFSAWLQVSSGNASIYAIFKSPSGYHKAGITVAQSGCWSMLKGGLSMNVSESAQLYFESDNTNTEIWVDSISLQPFTLDEWRSHIDQSVEKERKNHVKLRLVDVNGKPLANTHIKISLRVPQFQFGCASNSYILSNSAYRQWFASKRFTVTTFENEMKWYSTEVTQGREDYTVADGMLNWAKSQSLSVRGHNVLWDDPKYQVSWLNSLSGKHFYQAVVKRIKSIVKRYSGKLIAWDAVNENLHFNYFESRLGKKINLFKMINSYDHHTPLFLNDYNTIEEPSDKASSPDAYMKKIRKIRDNGYHGPLGIGLESHFNTPNLAYMRASIDKLATLSLPIWLTEIDVGSSPDQANLLDQVLKEGHGHPAVEGLVIWAGWKPTGCYRMCLTDNNFNNLPTGNVADRFLRQFIRIDDHLDVTDDMGYFEARLFHGEYSLRVNNTTLERYMNLNETKEFGFNVTNHSDKPRHQVQLITV, encoded by the exons ATGGGGAATTCTGTCACTTTGGACATACAAGATGAAGGAAAAGAG CTTCGTAAAAAGATTAAggtgttaagaagtgatagagagGGTGAATACGAATCACCTTTTGCCAAGTTATGCGCTCAACGTGGTATAATCCATGAGACGACGTCAACTTATTCTCCTAAACAAATG TGTCTAGCAAAGCCTTTAAAACCACAATATGGAGGTGGAATTGCGGTGAACACAGAATTAGATAATGGAATAGAAGGTTGGGTAGCATTTGAGGATTCTAAAATTGAGTATCGAGTATCCTCCGACGATGGCAACAACAAATTTATTGCAGCTCATCAAAGAACTCGAGCATTTCACAGTCCATCTCAAAATTTCTTCTTGGAGAAAGATAAAATCTACACTTTTTCGG CTTGGTTACAAGTTAGCAGTGGAAATGCAAGCATATATGCCATATTTAAATCACCATCTGGGTACCATAAAGCTGGTATTACAGTGGCTCAATCAGGCTGTTGGTCTATGCTTAAAGGCGGTTTATCTATGAACGTTTCAGAGTCTGCTCAACTCTATTTCGAG AGCGATAATACAAATACTGAGATATGGGTAGATAGCATATCATTACAACCATTTACTTTAGACGAATGGAGATCTCACATTGATCAAAGTGTTGAGAAG GAACGTAAGAACCATGTAAAATTGCGGTTGGTAGATGTTAATGGAAAACCCTTAGCAAATACACACATCAAAATAAGCCTAAGGGTGCCCCAATTCCAATTTGGCTGCGCCTCAAACAGTTACATCTTATCAAATAGTGCTTATCGACAATGGTTTGCCTCTAAACGATTTACAGTGACCACCTTTGAGAACGAGATGAAATGGTACAGTACCGAGGTAACTCAAGGGCGAGAAGACTATACAGTTGCTGATGGTATGCTAAATTGGGCCAAAAGCCAAAGTTTGTCGGTTCGTGGGCACAATGTCTTATGGGACGACCCCAAGTACCAGGTTTCGTGGCTCAATTCACTCTCAGGAAAACATTTCTATCAAGCCGTCGTTAAAAGGATAAAATCTATCGTTAAAAGATATTCGGGCAAACTAATTGCGTGGGATGCTGTTAACGAGAACTTGCacttcaattattttgagaGTAGGCTTGGGAAAaagatcaatttgttcaaaatgaTAAACTCATATGACCATCATACACCATTGTTCTTGAACGATTATAATACAATTGAAGAGCCAAGTGATAAGGCTAGCTCACCCGATgcatatatgaaaaaaattcgaaaaataaGGGACAACGGATATCATGGCCCATTAGGAATTGGGCTTGAATCCCATTTCAATACACCCAATTTAGCTTACATGAGAGCTTCCATCGATAAACTTGCAACCCTAAGTCTCCCCATTTGGCTCACAGAAATTGATGTTGGTTCTTCTCCTGATCAG GCAAATTTATTGGATCAAGTGTTGAAAGAAGGGCATGGGCATCCTGCAGTTGAAGGACTAGTAATATGGGCAGGATGGAAACCAACAGGATGCTATAGAATGTGTTTGACtgataataatttcaataatcttCCAACAGGAAATGTCGCAGATAGATTTTTGAGACAGTTTATACGCATCGATGACCATCTCGACGTGACCGACGATATGGGTTATTTTGAGGCAAGACTTTTTCATGGAGAATACTCATTGAGAGTCAATAATACAACTTTAGAACGTTACATGAACCTCAATGAAACTAAGGAGTTTGGTTTTAACGTAACAAATCATTCGGACAAACCTCGACACCAAGTTCAACTTATTACAGTTTGA